Proteins encoded in a region of the Polyodon spathula isolate WHYD16114869_AA chromosome 9, ASM1765450v1, whole genome shotgun sequence genome:
- the LOC121320355 gene encoding T-cell-specific surface glycoprotein CD28-like, producing MFTSATLMFISGCIINSQMVTGGSKITVKQYPQEIRSSHGASVAITCEFNYQGKVPFQTDVSWFRSHNRPINHYSKNEKISTTDNLHIYVYGNHSKCYTILVIQDLQLNDTDKYFCEVLLIVPPPITSRGNGTRLIVYDPEECQMQECPWLKYFFVALIACGGVIIAVLLIICAKHYWDTERNKMKRTCNPTDENTTVYEDMTFVRPLPKGSQLPTRKHAA from the exons ATGTTTACTAGTGCAACACTCATGTTTATTTCAGGATGCATTATAAATTCACAAATGG TGACTGGTGGATCAAAGATAACTGTCAAACAATATCCTCAGGAGATCAGAAGCTCGCATGGTGCAAGTGTGGCCATAACATGTGAATTTAATTACCAAGGGAAAGTGCCATTCCAAACAGATGTTTCCTGGTTTAGGAGCCACAATAGGCCAATTAATCATTACTCAAAAAATGAGAAGATTTCAACTACAGACAATTTGCATATATATGTTTATGGCAACCACTCCAAGTGTTATACTATTTTAGTCATCCAAGACCTCCAGCTCAATGATACTGATAAATACTTCTGTGAAGTGCTACTTATTGTCCCTCCGCCAATAACCAGCCGAGGAAACGGAACCAGGCTGATTGTCTATG ATCCAGAAGAGTGTCAAATGCAGGAATGTCCTTGGTTGAAGTACTTTTTCGTAGCTCTAATTGCATGCGGGGGTGTAATCATAGCTGTGTTATTGATCATCTGT GCAAAACATTATTGGGACACAgagagaaacaaaatgaaaagaacgTGTAACCCCACTGATGAGAACACCACAGTGTATGAAGACATGACATTTGTTAGGCCCTTACCAAAAGGGAGTCAGCTGCCTACTAGAAAACATGCAGCATAA